In the genome of Thiorhodovibrio winogradskyi, the window GGATGGACTGGAACTGCTGGCCGCGCGCGGCCCCGGCCAGGAGGACGACTATGGGCTGATCGTGCTCACCGGTTCCGACGAGGCCAGCCTGGCGGTGGCCTGCATGAAACAGGGTGCCCATGACTATCTGATCAAGGGCCGCTTCAATCGCTACGAGTTGCGCCGCACCATCGCCGGCAGCCTGGAGAAGCTGGCCCTGCGACGGCAACTGCGCGCCCAGCAACTGGCCCTGCAGGCGAGCGAGCAGCGGCTGGGGCTCTTTATCGAACACGCACCAGCCTGTCTGGCGATGTTTGACCGCCAGATGCGCTATCTGGCGGTCAGTCGCCGCTGGTTGCACAACCATGGGCTGAGCGAGCTGGATATCCAGAGCCGTTCGCACTTCCAACTGTTTCCGGACACGCCAGAGTCCTGGAAGGCGATTTACCGTCGCGGCCTGGCCGGCGAGATCCTGCGTGCCGACGAGGATTGTTTCGTGGGCGCCGATGGGCAGGTCCAATGGCTGCGTTGGGAGGTGCGTCCCTGGCATGAAGCCCAGGGCCAGATCGGCGGCATTGTGGTCTTCACCGAGGACATCACCGCGCTCAAGCAGGCGAAACAGGAACTTGAGCGCCACCGCACGCAACTGGAGCACCTGGTCGAGGAGCGTACCCGGCTGCTGAGCGACGAGCGTGAGCGCCTGGCGCGCATTCTCGAGGGAACCCGTGCCGGCACCTGGGAGTGGAACATCCAAACCGGAGAGGCGCGTTACAATGAACGCTGGGCCGAGATCATTGGCTACCGCCACGCCGAGATCGCGCCCACCGATATTACCACCTGGCGCCGCTTCGCCCACCCGGATGACTTGGCGCGCTCCGATGCTCTGTTGCAGCGCTACTTCGCCGGGGAGCAGGATTATTTCGAGTTCGAAGCGCGCATGCACCACAAAGAGGGGCGCTGGGTGTGGGTGCTGGCACGCGGCAAGATTGTCGCCCGCGACGCCGCCGGCACGCCGCTGCTGATGGCCGGAATCCATCTCGACATCACCCGCACCAAGGAAGCGGAACTGAGCCTGATCCAGGCCAAGGAGCAGGCCGAGGAGGCCTCGCGCGCCAAGAGCCGGTTCCTGGCCAACATGAGTCATGAGCTGCGTACCCCCTTCGATGCCGTGATTGGGCTACTGCAGCTGCTGGAGCAAACCCCACTGAACGACCGTCAGCACGGTTATGTCGACAGGGCGCGGCAGTCCGCCCGCTCCTTGCTCGCCCTGGTCGGCGACCTGCTGGATTTTTCGCGCATCGAGGCGGGCAAGCTCGAACTCGAAGAGATGCCCTTCAGTCTCAGCGGCCTGGTCGCGGAAGTGGTGTCCTTATTTGCCCCGAGCGCGCGCGCCAAGGGCTTGACCCTGGAGGGACGCATCGACCCAAGGCTGACCGATGCCTGGATTGGCGACCGCGCGCGGCTGCACCAGATCTTGACCAATCTGGTCGGCAATGCCGTGAAATTCACGCCACGCGGCGCGATTCGCGTCGAGGTTGATAGCGCCGCCGAGCGAGTGGCTGGCGTCAGGGACGCGGATGCGAGCGTGCCGCTGCGCTTTAGCGTCACCGACCAGGGGCTCGGCATCGGTCCCGAGCATCTCGAGGTCATTTTCGACAGCTTCCAGCAGCTCGATCCCAGCATGACCCGGCGCTTTGGCGGCACCGGGCTGGGGCTGGCGATTTGCAAGGGACTGGTCACCTTGCTTGGCGGCGAGATCCAGGTCGAGAGCACCCCCGGCACAGGTAGTTGCTTTCGTTTTGTCCTGCCGCTGCGGCAAGACCCAGCGCCGGGTCGCGCCGCCGCGCCCGTTACCAGTCCCCGGAGCCAGGGCGCCGGCAGCGCGCCGCCGAGCCTCGGCGGGCTGCGGTTGCTGGTGGCCGAGGACAGCGAGGTCAACCGCTTCGTCGCCCAGGAAATGCTGACCAGCCTGGGCGCGCGCGTGGATGTTGCCGACAACGGCGAGACGGCCGCGCGCCTTGCGCTGGAGGCTGACCCCAGGTACGACCTAGTGCTGATGGACCTGCAGATGCCGCTGCTCAGTGGTCTGGACGTCAGCCGCCGCCTGCGCGCCATGGACCCTACGCGAACCACCCCCATCCTGGCCATGACCGCCAATGTGCGCGCCGGCGACCGCCTGGCCGCCGAGGATGCCGGCATGAGCGGGTTCTTGGCCAAGCCGATCGACTGGCCGGCCGCGGCCGCGCGCATCCTGGCACTCTGTGGCCATGGCGCTGGCGATCTAAACACCGCGCACCGTCCGGCGGGGGGTGCGCCATCCGTCGCGCTTCCCAGCTTGCCGGGCCTGGATCTGGCCGGCGCCCTGGATCGGCTCGAAGGCTCCCGGCCCATCTATTGCGCCATGGCCAAACGTTTCCTGGACACTGAGACGGAGATTTTTCGCCGCCTGATGAGACATCTGGATCAAGACTCAGAGTCCACCGCCATCAAGGCACTACACCCGGTGCGCGGCACGGCCCTGGCCCTGGGGGCGTTGCCGCTGGCGGAGGTTGCGCACAGACTCGAGGAAGCGCTGCGGATGCAAGCCAGCACGGATGTCGCCACTCTAAAAGCTCAGCTCGAGGTCCGCTGGGGCGAGACGCTGGCCAATCTGCGGCAGGCTGTTGCTGCGTTGGAGTCCGAGGTCGCGCCGGCGCGGTCAAACCAGCCCCTTCAGTCGTAATAGTCCATCGGGCGGAATAAGCAGGGGCGATCCAAGCACCTCAGCCTATCCGCCTGACCACCAAGGCCATGGCGCAGTTGACGACAGCTTTCACGCGGTAGTCGCCCTTGAGCGTTTCGGCCAGGAGTTTCAGATTCTTCGGAGCGTCATCGACGGCGAGAATCGTGGGTTTGTCGCGTACCTCTGTCATGGCTTCCGAGCGGATTTGTTGCGCAAGGGTGAATGAGATCCGGGGCAGGATCGATAGGGGAGGAGCCATCCGAGAAGGCCTGCTTGGTCCAGTTTTGCTAACATACGCGGTCAATTCGTATCCATCCAAGCCCGGCAACCTGTCCCTTGCCAATGATTGAGTCTTGTGAATGAAAGAGCAGCCATCCATTCTGATTGTCGACGATCAGGTTGACAACCAGCGGTTGCTGGTCAGCCTGCTCAAACCCGAGTATCGCCTGCTGGTCGCAGGTAGCGGCGAGACGGCGCTCGCGGCATTGAATGCGGCGAAAAAGCCCGATCTGATCCTGCTCGATATCATGATGCCCGGTCTTGATGGCTATGAGACCTGCCGGCGCATCAAAGCCCGCCTTGATCTGGCGGCGATTCCAATTATTTTCCTCACTGCACGGGTCGATACCGAGAGCGAGGCGCAGGGGTTGCAGCTCGGCGCGGTGGATTATGTCACCAAGCCGATCAATCCGCCGGTGTTGCGCGCGCGCATCGCCGCGCATTTGGCGCTGGCGGAAAAAATTCGCCGCGCCACCATGGAGCGTGATATCAGCCACCGCATCGTAGCGAAAGTCAGCCGCGAGCGCGATGAAATCGACCAGCTCGCGCGGCGCCTCGAACGCGAGATCGCCGAGCGCGCGCGCGCCGAAACTCAACTGCGCATCGTCAGTCAAGCCGTCACTCATGCACCTGTGTCCATCGTCATCACCGATGCCGAGGGCAGTATCGTCTATGTGAACCCCTATTTCTCCCAAATCACCGGCTATGCGCCCGAGGAGGCCATTGGCCAGAATCCGCGCGTGCTCAAATCCGGGCAGATGGACGAAGATTTCTATCGCCACCTGTGGGAGACCATTAGCGCGGGCGAGATCTGGCGCGGCGAGGTCTTGAACAAAAACAAAGCCGGTGGGCTGTTCTGGGAGGCGGTCGCCATCTCGCCGATTCATGACGATCACGGCAATATTACCCATTATGTGGGCGTCAAGGAGGATATTGGTGATCGCAAGGAGCTTGAGCGGGTCAAGGAGGATGTCGAGCGCATCATGCGCCATGATTTGAAATCTCCGCTCAATGCGGTGATCGCCTTCCCGGAACTCTTGCTGCTCGATGATTCGCTCGACGCCGATCAGCGCGAATCCATTGAGCTGATTCTGGAATCCGGCTGCAAAATGCGCGACATGATCGACCTGTCGCTCGATCTGTTCAAAATGGAGACCGGACAGTACGCCTATCAGGCCTATCCAGTCGATCTGCTGCCCATTCTGCGCCAGCTCAAGCAGTTCAATGAAAGCCGCCTGATCGGCCAGCAGTTGCAAGTCCGTCTGCGACTCGATGACCAAGACGACGTGCCCGAGGCCGTGCTCTGGGTGCTGGCCGACGCCCGGCTGCTGTTTTCCCTGTTGTCGAATCTGTTCGTCAATGCCATTGAGGCCTCACCGCGCGGCGAGTGCATTGAGGTAAATCTGTGCTCGGGTAACCCGGTGGAGCTGCGCCTGAGCAATCGCGGTGCCGTACCCGAGGCATTACGCACCCATTTCTTCGAGAAATACCGCACCCTGGGCAAACAAGGCGGCACCGGGCTCGGTACCTATTCCGCCAAGCTGCTCGCCGATACCATGGGTATGGAACTCGCCATGGAAACCTCGGACTTGGATGACCGCACCTGCCTGTCGCTGTATCTGCCAGCGAATGGCTGATCGGCTCAGCAGCCTCGGCTTCGCCGTGCGCATCGGGTGGCTGATCGCGCTGCTGCTCGAGCCAGTAGTCGCGACCGCTGCCGTGCCGACCGCCCCATCTGCCGAACGGCTGAAACGGGTCTCGCTGCAACTGCCGTGGAAGCATCAGTTCGAGTTCGCTGGCTTCTACGCCGCCATCGACCAGGGCTTCTACCACGAGCATGGGCTGGAGGTGGAACTGCGCGAATACCAGCCAGGCCTGAACATGCGTACGACGGTGATCGAAGGCGATGCCACCTTTGGCCTGACCAACGGTGAGGTCATCGCCTGGCGTTTGCAGGGCGAGCCGTTGGTGCTGCTGGCCAATTACTTCAAGAAACCGCCACTGGTGCTACTCACGCGCGCCGGGCTGCACCGGCTGAACGATTTGCGCGGCGGGCGGCTGATGGCGGCCGCGAGCGATCTGCAATCGCCGCTGCTGCAAGCCGCGCTACGCGAAGCCGGCCTGGCGCCGGGCGAAAATCTCACCATCGTGCCTCAGACCTTCGATGCCAGCCCGCTGATTCGCGGTGACATCGACGCCATGACCGCCTTTGTCACCAATGATCCCTTTGATCTGGAAACCAAGGGGGTACCCTATCAAATGATTGAACTCGGCGGCTATGTGCCCGGGCTGGGCGACAGCTATCTGTTCACCTCACAGTCGATGGCGCGCGACCAACCCGAGTTGGTGCGCGACTTTGTCGCCGCCAGCAACGCCGGCTGGCGTCATGCCCTGGCGCATCCCGAGGCGCTGATCGAGAGCATCCACAATGAATACGCGCCGGCTCGCAGCCGCGCGGCCCTGGCCTACGAGGCCGCGCGCACCCGGGAGCTGATGCAGCAAGGCTTGTTCGCGCCTGGCGCGCTTGCCGCCGCGCGCATCGAACTGGCCGCCGCCGCCATGTTGGAAGCGGGCATCCCGGGCGATGCGCGCCATTTGGAAGGCTTTGTCTTCAACAGTGCTATTCCCGCACCCAAGACAGCGCCACAGACCGAGTCCGGCAGCGCCTCCAGCCCAGAAGCCAGCCCGGAACTGGGCCCGGAACTGGGCCCGGAACTGGGCCCGGAACTGGGCCCGGAACTGGGCCCGGAACTGGACGAACAGGGCGCGCTGGCGACGACAGACCGCCCGGCACAACCGAAGTGGACAGCCGATGAGCAAGCCTGGCTCGATGCCCATCCGGAGATCGTGCTCGGTCTTTCCACGCAATTTCCCCCGGCCATTCTTGTCGATCAGGACGGCCGCAACTCCGGGCTGATCGTCGATTACTTCGAGCGCCTGAACGCCCGACTCGGCGGGCGCTTGAAGCTCCACATTGACAACGACTGGCAAGCAGTGATCGACAAAGCCCTGGCAGGCGAGATAGACGGTCTGGCGGTGTCCGCTCCCAACCTCGTATGGGATCAGCATTTTCGCTATACCGCGCCCTACTATCATGGCTATTTCTATGTCTTCAGACGTGCCGATGACCCGGCGTCAGCCGCCGACGCCGACCTTGCCGGCCAGCGTATCGGCTATTTAGGCGCGATCAAACGGCTCGAGCAGCAACTGGTCGACATTCCCGATGCCCAACTGGTGCCGCTTCACGACTACCCCGCCATGGCCGATGCCCTGCTCGCCGCGCACGTGGATGTCTTGGTCGCGCCCACCGACCTGGAGTGGTGGCGACGCGAGCATACCCATGTCGGTTTTCGTGCCTCCGGAGTGCTTGAGGACAGTCGTTTTCCGATTGTAGCCTCGATCCGTGATGACTGGCCGCTCGCGACGCGCATTTTTGACAAGGCTTTGAATGCCATTCCCGTCGCCGAGCGCGCGCGCATTCACCACCGCTGGCTCGATGAACTCGAAGCGACCAGCGCCCCGAGCCCCTTGCCCCTGAGTCCCGTCCAGCGCGACTGGCTTGCGGCTCATCCGCGCATTCGTTACACCCAGTGGAATGACCGCGCGCCGGTCGAATACCTGGACGAAACCGGCCGGCCGCGCGGCCTGAGCACGGATTACCTCGCCAGTGTCGCGCGACGGCTCAATTTGCAACTGGAGTTCGTGCCCACTGCCAACTGGACCGATGCGCTCGGGCGGCTGCGCGCGGGCGACATCGATCTGCTCCCGAGCGCGGTGCCCACCGCCGAGCGACGGGAATTTCTCGCCTTTACCCAAAGCTATCAAAGCTTGCCGATCGCCATTTTCGCGCCCCTGCAGGCGCCTTTCTATGGTGGCCTTGAGGGTCTCCGCGGTCGGCGCGTCGCGGTGATCGGTGGCACCGCGACCGAGAACTGGCTGCGCCGCGATCATCCAGATCTGGCGCTGGTCAGCCTGGCCGATGCGGCCGCCGGCTTACAAGTGCTGGAACAGGGTCGCGCTGATGCCTTGGTCGACAGCCTGCTGACCTTTAGCCATGTCATCGGCCGCGACGGGTCGCCGCGCCTGCGCATGGCCGGCACCACGCCCTATCGCATCAGCCTTGCCATGGCGGTGCGCCGCGACCTCGCGCCCCTCGCCGGCATCCTCGACCTGGCGTTGGCCGCCATGCCGCAAAGCGAGCGCGATGCCATCCAAAACCGCTGGATGCAGACGCCCTCGCCACCCCACATCGACTACCGGCTGCTGTGGCAGGTGCTGGGCGTCGCTGCGCTCCTCATCGCCGTGATTCTCTACTGGAACCGTCGCCTGGCGCGAGCCCACAGGCTGTTGCGCGAGAGCCAAGCGCGTTTTCAACGCCTGGTGGAGGATATAGGCCCGCAATTCGTGATTTACAGCCGCCGAGACGACGGCACCCTGGAATACGTCAGTCAGGGTGCCGAGGCGGTATTCGGTATTCCGCCCGAGGGCGCCATCGGGCAGAATCTTCTGCAGCTGATCAACTGGACACCAGAGAGCCGGCACCAGCTGATCCAGAATGCCAAGCGCATGCAGGCTACCGGCGAGCATCTGACCCAGGAACTTGACTTCCACCGCGCTGATGGCAACCCAGCCACGGTTCTTGTGACCTCACGCCCACAGGTCGCGCACAAGGGCGCGCATTCACTGGTGGAGGGCATCGCCGAGGACATCACCGAGCGCAAGGCCATCGAACGCGGCCTGCAACTGAGCACAGAACGTTACGAGGACATGGTGCGACTGATCCCGGTCGGCATCTACACCCTGCGCCAGCGCACCGGCGAGCCTGAAACCCTGGAGTACCTTAGTCCGCGCGG includes:
- a CDS encoding response regulator; translated protein: MRADPDTLLIIDDNPEDREFLRHALREEFHVIEAELGEQGLALIEKARPTCVLLDYFLPDMDGLELLAARGPGQEDDYGLIVLTGSDEASLAVACMKQGAHDYLIKGRFNRYELRRTIAGSLEKLALRRQLRAQQLALQASEQRLGLFIEHAPACLAMFDRQMRYLAVSRRWLHNHGLSELDIQSRSHFQLFPDTPESWKAIYRRGLAGEILRADEDCFVGADGQVQWLRWEVRPWHEAQGQIGGIVVFTEDITALKQAKQELERHRTQLEHLVEERTRLLSDERERLARILEGTRAGTWEWNIQTGEARYNERWAEIIGYRHAEIAPTDITTWRRFAHPDDLARSDALLQRYFAGEQDYFEFEARMHHKEGRWVWVLARGKIVARDAAGTPLLMAGIHLDITRTKEAELSLIQAKEQAEEASRAKSRFLANMSHELRTPFDAVIGLLQLLEQTPLNDRQHGYVDRARQSARSLLALVGDLLDFSRIEAGKLELEEMPFSLSGLVAEVVSLFAPSARAKGLTLEGRIDPRLTDAWIGDRARLHQILTNLVGNAVKFTPRGAIRVEVDSAAERVAGVRDADASVPLRFSVTDQGLGIGPEHLEVIFDSFQQLDPSMTRRFGGTGLGLAICKGLVTLLGGEIQVESTPGTGSCFRFVLPLRQDPAPGRAAAPVTSPRSQGAGSAPPSLGGLRLLVAEDSEVNRFVAQEMLTSLGARVDVADNGETAARLALEADPRYDLVLMDLQMPLLSGLDVSRRLRAMDPTRTTPILAMTANVRAGDRLAAEDAGMSGFLAKPIDWPAAAARILALCGHGAGDLNTAHRPAGGAPSVALPSLPGLDLAGALDRLEGSRPIYCAMAKRFLDTETEIFRRLMRHLDQDSESTAIKALHPVRGTALALGALPLAEVAHRLEEALRMQASTDVATLKAQLEVRWGETLANLRQAVAALESEVAPARSNQPLQS
- a CDS encoding response regulator, which gives rise to MTEVRDKPTILAVDDAPKNLKLLAETLKGDYRVKAVVNCAMALVVRRIG
- a CDS encoding response regulator, giving the protein MKEQPSILIVDDQVDNQRLLVSLLKPEYRLLVAGSGETALAALNAAKKPDLILLDIMMPGLDGYETCRRIKARLDLAAIPIIFLTARVDTESEAQGLQLGAVDYVTKPINPPVLRARIAAHLALAEKIRRATMERDISHRIVAKVSRERDEIDQLARRLEREIAERARAETQLRIVSQAVTHAPVSIVITDAEGSIVYVNPYFSQITGYAPEEAIGQNPRVLKSGQMDEDFYRHLWETISAGEIWRGEVLNKNKAGGLFWEAVAISPIHDDHGNITHYVGVKEDIGDRKELERVKEDVERIMRHDLKSPLNAVIAFPELLLLDDSLDADQRESIELILESGCKMRDMIDLSLDLFKMETGQYAYQAYPVDLLPILRQLKQFNESRLIGQQLQVRLRLDDQDDVPEAVLWVLADARLLFSLLSNLFVNAIEASPRGECIEVNLCSGNPVELRLSNRGAVPEALRTHFFEKYRTLGKQGGTGLGTYSAKLLADTMGMELAMETSDLDDRTCLSLYLPANG
- a CDS encoding ABC transporter substrate-binding protein: MADRLSSLGFAVRIGWLIALLLEPVVATAAVPTAPSAERLKRVSLQLPWKHQFEFAGFYAAIDQGFYHEHGLEVELREYQPGLNMRTTVIEGDATFGLTNGEVIAWRLQGEPLVLLANYFKKPPLVLLTRAGLHRLNDLRGGRLMAAASDLQSPLLQAALREAGLAPGENLTIVPQTFDASPLIRGDIDAMTAFVTNDPFDLETKGVPYQMIELGGYVPGLGDSYLFTSQSMARDQPELVRDFVAASNAGWRHALAHPEALIESIHNEYAPARSRAALAYEAARTRELMQQGLFAPGALAAARIELAAAAMLEAGIPGDARHLEGFVFNSAIPAPKTAPQTESGSASSPEASPELGPELGPELGPELGPELGPELDEQGALATTDRPAQPKWTADEQAWLDAHPEIVLGLSTQFPPAILVDQDGRNSGLIVDYFERLNARLGGRLKLHIDNDWQAVIDKALAGEIDGLAVSAPNLVWDQHFRYTAPYYHGYFYVFRRADDPASAADADLAGQRIGYLGAIKRLEQQLVDIPDAQLVPLHDYPAMADALLAAHVDVLVAPTDLEWWRREHTHVGFRASGVLEDSRFPIVASIRDDWPLATRIFDKALNAIPVAERARIHHRWLDELEATSAPSPLPLSPVQRDWLAAHPRIRYTQWNDRAPVEYLDETGRPRGLSTDYLASVARRLNLQLEFVPTANWTDALGRLRAGDIDLLPSAVPTAERREFLAFTQSYQSLPIAIFAPLQAPFYGGLEGLRGRRVAVIGGTATENWLRRDHPDLALVSLADAAAGLQVLEQGRADALVDSLLTFSHVIGRDGSPRLRMAGTTPYRISLAMAVRRDLAPLAGILDLALAAMPQSERDAIQNRWMQTPSPPHIDYRLLWQVLGVAALLIAVILYWNRRLARAHRLLRESQARFQRLVEDIGPQFVIYSRRDDGTLEYVSQGAEAVFGIPPEGAIGQNLLQLINWTPESRHQLIQNAKRMQATGEHLTQELDFHRADGNPATVLVTSRPQVAHKGAHSLVEGIAEDITERKAIERGLQLSTERYEDMVRLIPVGIYTLRQRTGEPETLEYLSPRGTEILGLSASELSPFLSDAGTERASIEQLFERVHPEDRDSLVQINRATVREDFFWEGRIQVRGDIRWCRLESVAEPQDDDWCLWQGVISDITAQKEAERALIQARQVAEAANRAKSDFLANMSHEIRTPMNAVLGMMHLCLETELTPTQRNYLQQAERAARALLVLLNDILDFSRVEAGRIELEHQPFMLSTVLADLSSVVSRQARDKGLALRIDCDAQLPQALVGDPVRLRQVLINLTNNAIKFTEHGQVDVHVTGDAPDVDTKSGVASMARLKFVVSDTGIGLSEAQIERLFRPFHQADTSITRRYGGTGLGLSISQRLARLMGGDISVRSTPDQGSVFTLNVSLELAPVGWRAAPEPSPMADGRLAGRRILLVEDHPTNRLVARGLLERAGAMVSEAEHGLAALEVIEAEGLAFWDLILMDIQMPELDGLETTRRIRARADGASIPIIALSASSRPEEIAATRAAGMQGHLSKPIDPRGLLAELQRWLMSPASESALESASKSASVEAADSTSSGTSTAGEAPATLAPAPPPDPVAREEALATIEALIALTQLLDAEAEDYCRAHQDQLAKVLSAVELKTLSRQMDQYAFPDATRLLEQARERLQAASL